Proteins encoded in a region of the Ralstonia pseudosolanacearum genome:
- a CDS encoding histone deacetylase family protein yields the protein MLMQAFYTDHFVLPLPPGHRFPMRKYSLLRERVMAEVPGLVMHEAPRAEDDALLLAHAPDYVSAVGAGRLDPARQREIGFPWSPEMVERSRRSAGATMAACEAAMADGIAVNLAGGTHHAYADKGGGFCVFNDAAIASRWMQRRPGRTPERFPVAIVDLDVHQGNGTASILRDDASVFTLSVHGEKNYPFRKEASDLDVGLLDGCGDAAYLEALAGALDTLAARFAPRLIIYLAGADPHEGDRLGRLRLTLDGLARRDRQVFDFAFLRRIPIAVTMAGGYGNNIDDTVAVHAQTIALAALHAARWAAGEAATPVSSSSLPLSA from the coding sequence ATGCTCATGCAGGCCTTCTATACCGATCACTTCGTCCTTCCGCTGCCGCCGGGCCATCGGTTTCCGATGCGCAAATACAGCCTGCTGCGCGAGCGCGTCATGGCCGAGGTGCCCGGACTCGTCATGCACGAAGCGCCGCGTGCCGAAGACGACGCGCTGCTGCTGGCCCATGCGCCCGACTACGTCAGTGCCGTCGGCGCCGGCAGGCTGGATCCGGCGAGGCAGCGCGAGATCGGCTTTCCGTGGTCGCCGGAGATGGTGGAGCGCAGTCGCCGTTCCGCCGGGGCGACCATGGCGGCATGCGAGGCCGCCATGGCCGATGGCATCGCGGTCAACCTGGCCGGCGGCACGCACCACGCCTATGCGGACAAGGGCGGCGGCTTCTGTGTCTTCAATGACGCGGCCATCGCCTCGCGCTGGATGCAGCGCCGGCCGGGCCGGACACCGGAGCGCTTCCCCGTCGCCATCGTCGACCTGGACGTGCATCAGGGCAACGGCACGGCCTCGATCCTGCGCGACGATGCTTCGGTGTTTACGCTGTCGGTGCACGGCGAAAAGAACTACCCGTTCCGCAAGGAAGCCTCCGACCTGGATGTCGGCCTGCTGGACGGCTGCGGCGATGCGGCTTATCTGGAGGCGCTGGCAGGCGCGCTCGACACCCTGGCCGCGCGTTTCGCGCCGCGCCTGATCATCTATCTCGCCGGCGCCGATCCGCATGAGGGCGACCGTCTTGGCCGCCTCAGGCTGACCCTGGACGGCCTGGCCCGGCGTGACCGGCAGGTCTTCGATTTCGCCTTCCTGCGGCGGATTCCGATTGCCGTTACCATGGCGGGCGGCTACGGCAACAACATCGACGACACCGTGGCCGTCCACGCACAGACCATTGCACTGGCGGCCCTGCATGCCGCCCGCTGGGCTGCCGGGGAGGCTGCTACGCCGGTCTCTTCCTCTTCTTTGCCGCTTTCCGCATGA
- a CDS encoding phasin family protein, whose product MLTQEQIAAAQKANLETFFGLTNKAFEGVEKLVELNLQVVKATLAENVEHSKKALSAKDAQELLAVHTAAVQPLAEKVLAYNRHLYEIFSDTQTEFGKVAETQIAEGSRKLQALIDNVSKNAPAGSESAVALVKSALSAANNAYDSVQKATKQAVELAESNFHAAANAASKATAQAAAQARAATNKKSTNAAA is encoded by the coding sequence ATGCTGACTCAGGAACAGATCGCTGCGGCGCAGAAGGCCAACCTCGAGACCTTTTTCGGTCTGACCAACAAAGCGTTTGAAGGCGTCGAAAAGCTGGTCGAACTGAACCTGCAAGTCGTCAAAGCGACCCTGGCCGAGAACGTCGAACACAGCAAGAAGGCGCTGTCCGCCAAGGACGCACAGGAGCTGCTGGCCGTGCACACCGCTGCTGTGCAGCCGCTGGCCGAGAAGGTCCTGGCTTACAACCGCCACCTGTACGAAATCTTCTCGGATACCCAAACCGAGTTCGGCAAGGTCGCCGAGACCCAGATCGCCGAAGGCAGCCGCAAGCTGCAAGCGCTGATCGACAATGTCTCGAAGAACGCGCCGGCTGGCTCCGAGTCCGCCGTGGCGCTGGTGAAGTCGGCTCTGTCGGCTGCCAACAACGCCTACGACTCGGTGCAGAAGGCCACCAAGCAAGCGGTGGAACTGGCAGAAAGCAACTTCCACGCTGCCGCCAACGCCGCCAGCAAGGCAACGGCCCAGGCTGCCGCCCAAGCGCGCGCTGCCACCAACAAGAAGAGCACGAACGCCGCTGCCTAA